In Deinococcus aquiradiocola, the sequence CGGTGGAGGGGCCGCGGCTGGTGGCGCGCGTGCTGGAGTTCCTGGAGGAGCGGGGCTTCATCCCGAACCTGCGGGCGCGGCTCACGCATCAGGAGTTCATCACGCCGGACTACTTCGAGGGGACGCTCGAAGCGTACTTGGGCAACGCGTTCGGGCCGGAGCCGGTGCTGGTGCAGACGGCGTTCTTCCGGCCGCACAACCGGCACGAGGACGTGGCGGGCCTGTACATGGTGGGGGCGGGGGCGCAGCCGGGCGGCGGCACGCCGAGCGTCATGATGTCCGCCAAGATGACGGCGCGGCTGATCGCGGAGGATTTCGGGATTCACCCGAGCATCGTGGAGGGCGTCGCCGATCTGAACGCGGGCGCACCGACGGGTGTCAGTGCCGTGCAGGCGGAGCAGGAACTGGCAGGCACGCGCGGCTGAGCGCAGGGAGCTTCGGGGAGCATGTGCCGGACTTGGCCGGATTCTGTGCTCCCCCTCATGCACTCGGTCAAAAAATATGTAAAAATAGGAAAGTTGCGCTCAGCGTGAGCGCGAAACCATGACCTACCTGGGCAGGAGTGTTCCGAGCTTGTTGCCCCACCTGTCCAGTGCTGTGCGGAGGCTACCACATGTTCAATCCCCCCACCGTCGAAGACCTGCAAGAAACTCGCCGCGCCAACGAAAAGCTGGTGCTGGCTGCCCTGGACAGCAAACCAGAGTGGGTCGAGACGGAACTGGCCAAAACCACTGGCCTTGCACTTTCCCACCTGCGGGCGGCCCTGGCCAGCCTGCTTGATCAGGGCCGGGTGCGTCGTCTGCCCGGCACCGGCACCCGCGCCGTGTACGGCCTCGCCGACCCAGGCCTCGCCGACGTTCCCGCCTCTCCCCTCACTCCCCTCGCCAAGAAGGTCCGCGTGTACCTCGAAGGTCGCGCCGACAGTGCCCTGCACATGGCCGAGGAACTCCGCAGCACCCGCGAGGAGATCATGGCGGCCCTCAGCCTGCTGAACGCCCACAACATGATCACCTGCACCTTCGTGGGCAGCCTCGTGATCTTCCGCCTCAAGGAAGCGCAGGCGCTGCTGGACCAGAAGGACAGCAAGACCGAGGCCAAGAAGAAACAGGTCGCCTGACCTTCACTCCTGCCTCCTGAAGGACCGCCGGACGCCCCCAGGGTGCCCGGCGGTTCTTTTTTCAGGCGCGGGCGGCGTTCACGATGCCCGGCAGGTCGTCCTCCAGGCGCCGCATCGGCATTGAGAACACCGTGCGGGCCGGTTCCGGATCGGCGGTGTTCCCGGCCTTCAGCATCAGGTACTGGTCGCGCGTGATGGGCGGCTTCGGCAGGATTCCCATCAGCGGCACGGCGAGGTCCATCAGGAAGAGCGGCACCGGCACGACCGGCTTGTGTTTGCCCATCGCGCGCTGCTGCAGGTTCAGCAGGCCCCGGAAGGTGTACTCGGTGGGTCCGGTCAGGGCATACGTCTGCCCGGCCGTCTGCGGCAGCTCCAGCGCCCCCGCGAAGGCCGCCGCCACGTCCGCGATGCTGACGGGCCGGAACGGGAAGTGCCCGTCCCCGATCTGCGGCACGACCGGCGGCAGGCGCACGAGGTCCCGCAGGGTATGGCCGAAGAAGTCGTCGCCCAGCCCGAAAATCAGGGAAGGCTGGAAGATCGTCCAGTTCAGGCCACTCTGACGCACG encodes:
- a CDS encoding transcriptional regulator; the protein is MFNPPTVEDLQETRRANEKLVLAALDSKPEWVETELAKTTGLALSHLRAALASLLDQGRVRRLPGTGTRAVYGLADPGLADVPASPLTPLAKKVRVYLEGRADSALHMAEELRSTREEIMAALSLLNAHNMITCTFVGSLVIFRLKEAQALLDQKDSKTEAKKKQVA
- a CDS encoding complex I NDUFA9 subunit family protein; its protein translation is MNILVTGASGFVGRAVVAELLSRGHAVTALSRQGKGVGGARGVAADVTDLGSVQRAFGQAGTVDAVVHLVGIIVEQGAQTFRKVHVEATRNVLASTPREARYVHMSALGADPASPSGYSRTKGEAEELVRQSGLNWTIFQPSLIFGLGDDFFGHTLRDLVRLPPVVPQIGDGHFPFRPVSIADVAAAFAGALELPQTAGQTYALTGPTEYTFRGLLNLQQRAMGKHKPVVPVPLFLMDLAVPLMGILPKPPITRDQYLMLKAGNTADPEPARTVFSMPMRRLEDDLPGIVNAARA